In Brevibacterium zhoupengii, the following are encoded in one genomic region:
- a CDS encoding DEAD/DEAH box helicase, with protein sequence MAETEPDFADLGVAGPIVASLAAKGITHPFPIQAMTLPVALSGADIIGQAKTGTGKTLGFGIPLLQRVVGKNEEGAAPADPENTPEIVSDGAETRLPQALVVVPTRELAKQVAADLVTASTQRDIDIMTIYGGMDFDPQIKKLKSGVDVVVGTPGRLLDLYGRKVLRLHKVRTVVLDEADEMLDLGFLPDVEKIINAVPAHRQTMLFSATMPGAVITLARRYMSRPTHIRAHDNEDLSLLGKNTEQFVYRAHSMDKSELVARMLQAEGRGRTIIFTRTKRTADKLAAELGDRGFQVKPLHGDLGQAQREKALKSFREGQVDVLVATDVAARGIDIDDVTHVVNYQCPDDEKTYVHRIGRTGRAGNTGIAVTLVDWDDMPRWRLINKALGLDHDEPAETYSTSPHFFADLSIPKGTKGRLSRQHTEESDDHAGPKKSEQRKGGSSGRGGSSGRSASSSGDDSPRKPRRSRERRRTRGGKPVGRTSTASNDNQNSAE encoded by the coding sequence ATGGCGGAGACAGAACCTGATTTCGCAGACCTGGGAGTCGCTGGACCGATCGTGGCCTCACTGGCTGCCAAGGGCATCACCCACCCCTTCCCGATCCAGGCGATGACATTGCCGGTGGCACTGTCCGGAGCAGACATCATCGGCCAGGCGAAGACCGGAACGGGAAAGACTCTGGGCTTCGGCATTCCCCTCCTGCAGCGTGTCGTCGGCAAGAACGAAGAAGGTGCTGCGCCAGCTGACCCTGAGAACACCCCGGAGATCGTCTCCGACGGCGCCGAGACGCGTCTTCCCCAGGCTCTGGTCGTTGTGCCCACACGTGAGTTGGCCAAGCAGGTCGCCGCTGATCTCGTCACGGCATCCACACAGCGTGACATCGACATCATGACCATCTACGGCGGCATGGATTTCGACCCGCAGATCAAGAAGCTCAAGTCGGGCGTCGATGTCGTAGTCGGCACTCCGGGTCGTCTCCTCGACCTGTACGGGCGCAAGGTCCTGCGACTGCACAAGGTGCGCACGGTCGTCCTCGATGAGGCCGATGAGATGCTCGACCTCGGGTTCCTCCCCGACGTCGAGAAGATCATCAACGCGGTGCCCGCACACCGTCAGACGATGCTCTTCTCCGCCACCATGCCCGGCGCGGTCATCACCCTGGCTCGCCGTTACATGAGCCGCCCCACCCATATTCGCGCCCACGACAACGAAGACCTGTCTCTGTTGGGCAAGAACACAGAACAGTTCGTCTACCGTGCCCATTCGATGGACAAGAGCGAACTCGTCGCCCGCATGCTGCAGGCTGAGGGACGAGGGCGCACCATCATCTTCACCCGCACCAAACGTACTGCGGACAAGCTCGCCGCCGAACTCGGCGACCGCGGCTTCCAGGTCAAACCGCTGCACGGAGACCTCGGTCAGGCACAGCGGGAGAAGGCTCTGAAGTCCTTCCGCGAAGGCCAGGTCGACGTCCTCGTCGCCACCGACGTTGCGGCACGCGGCATCGACATCGACGATGTCACCCACGTCGTGAACTACCAGTGCCCAGACGATGAGAAGACCTACGTCCACCGCATCGGCCGCACCGGCCGTGCCGGGAACACGGGCATCGCCGTGACACTCGTGGACTGGGATGACATGCCGCGGTGGCGCCTCATCAACAAGGCACTGGGTCTCGACCATGATGAGCCGGCGGAGACCTACTCCACCTCACCTCATTTCTTTGCAGACCTCTCCATTCCGAAGGGGACGAAGGGACGTCTGAGCAGGCAGCACACCGAGGAATCGGACGACCATGCAGGTCCGAAGAAGTCCGAACAGCGCAAGGGCGGATCGTCGGGTCGAGGTGGGTCCTCGGGCCGCAGCGCATCGTCGTCAGGTGATGATTCGCCGCGGAAGCCGCGACGCAGCCGGGAACGTCGTCGCACCCGCGGCGGCAAACCGGTGGGCCGCACTTCCACTGCCTCCAACGACAACCAGAATTCCGCAGAGTAA
- a CDS encoding ferritin-like fold-containing protein: MPDSAPLAGNNAATLALLAFGELTAFERMATNATTAVHMDDKVTLARLASLSFANFEELSQHISRLGQDAVELCQHFEPTFTVLAERTRPRDWHESLMKGFVFDGIMNDFYRTAVDELSEPGYSLAITILDDTRATDYVRNRLTADVAADTQLASRLALWGRKLVAETLGRGRNLLTDPFLGIDEERVVASIPAVTANHSKRMSALGLVA, from the coding sequence ATGCCCGATTCTGCCCCATTGGCCGGTAATAATGCTGCTACGCTCGCGCTTCTGGCGTTCGGCGAGCTGACCGCTTTCGAACGAATGGCCACCAACGCGACCACTGCTGTGCACATGGACGATAAAGTCACTTTGGCGCGGTTGGCCTCTCTGTCCTTTGCAAACTTCGAAGAGCTCTCGCAGCACATCAGTCGATTGGGCCAGGATGCGGTCGAGCTCTGTCAGCATTTCGAGCCGACCTTCACCGTGCTGGCTGAACGGACTCGTCCTCGTGACTGGCACGAAAGCCTCATGAAGGGATTCGTCTTCGACGGAATCATGAATGACTTCTACCGCACTGCCGTGGATGAGCTCAGCGAGCCCGGGTACAGCCTGGCAATTACAATTCTTGATGATACACGTGCGACGGATTATGTGCGCAATCGTCTGACCGCCGACGTCGCCGCTGACACTCAGCTGGCCTCTCGTCTGGCGCTGTGGGGACGCAAGCTCGTTGCCGAAACTCTGGGTCGCGGACGTAACCTTCTCACCGACCCCTTCCTCGGCATCGATGAGGAAAGAGTGGTGGCTTCGATTCCGGCAGTCACGGCCAATCATTCGAAGCGGATGTCGGCCCTGGGGCTCGTCGCCTGA
- a CDS encoding DUF3107 domain-containing protein, which yields MEIKIGVKQSPREIVLESDETPKDLAARIEESVKADSLLSFTDSKGRQVFVPAAALAYVEIGTEAARRVGFGA from the coding sequence ATGGAAATCAAGATCGGCGTCAAGCAGTCACCGCGAGAGATCGTCCTGGAATCCGACGAGACGCCCAAGGATCTCGCCGCGCGCATCGAAGAATCCGTCAAGGCCGATTCGCTGCTGTCCTTCACGGACTCGAAGGGGCGCCAGGTGTTCGTTCCTGCGGCCGCACTCGCCTATGTTGAAATCGGCACCGAGGCTGCCCGCCGCGTCGGTTTCGGTGCCTGA
- a CDS encoding TetR/AcrR family transcriptional regulator has translation MSSPQQRLPREQRRDQLVGVARSVFATRGYRTTSMDTIAEAAGVSKPVLYQHFASKQDLYLALIDDSAAHLDTTLDAAIGSTNDPHEKVRATYRSYFEFVVSHREEFVILFNSDVYEPEAQNRIRGLRERTASRVLTALKSYTDLDDIQARLLCRTLIGTAEVVVKQLETTPEVDVDTAVSLLTQMSWGGLQSFTTK, from the coding sequence ATGTCGAGTCCGCAACAAAGATTGCCCCGTGAACAGCGCCGTGACCAGTTGGTGGGGGTGGCACGCTCTGTCTTCGCGACCCGTGGATACCGGACCACCTCGATGGACACAATCGCCGAGGCGGCCGGAGTGTCAAAGCCAGTCCTCTACCAGCACTTCGCGTCGAAGCAGGATCTCTACCTCGCGCTCATCGACGATTCCGCCGCTCACCTCGATACGACACTCGATGCCGCAATCGGGTCAACGAACGACCCGCATGAGAAGGTCCGTGCCACCTACCGTTCGTACTTCGAGTTCGTCGTCTCCCATCGCGAAGAGTTCGTCATCCTCTTCAACTCCGATGTCTACGAACCCGAGGCCCAGAACCGCATCCGCGGCCTGCGCGAACGCACCGCCTCCCGCGTCCTGACTGCATTGAAGAGCTACACCGATCTCGACGACATTCAGGCTCGTCTCCTGTGCCGGACCCTCATCGGCACCGCCGAGGTCGTCGTCAAACAGCTCGAGACGACTCCAGAGGTCGATGTCGACACAGCCGTCAGCCTGCTGACCCAGATGAGCTGGGGCGGACTGCAGTCCTTCACCACGAAGTGA
- a CDS encoding PD-(D/E)XK nuclease family protein, producing the protein MDEVTEGIGAKLLAGESVTVVGRPGTGKTTMLESVYAQLMSSVSPTSVLVLTPNRDHADVLRNRLAVPKDAVLASAPARSISSFAYGIARAAHTTNTGDDLEFISGADQDVFLADLLAGHELGHGRGPVWPAEITSEVRSTSAFRTEVRDFLNRVMEFDFGVRIPAPAAGSGPEQTPELVFDFGRSALNRVLEHHRDPRWEAVAQVLDEYLDIMSMPGYGGTDSATVLARAAFEILREPAEVTAGRAWTFAPDVVPTVVLADGVQDFPAASWGLLEQLRERGSALALFGSPETVTGRFHGADASIIDRSASDDRFTTVVLPEVKNTADELIAVSDDFGRRITTRWGLRHMPRPDGAVRTGEPADGIEQVDAGPQQVKGEPDPVASSPDSVETHVFEGAASSYRYLARRVTNYVEDGHTWSDVAVLCRNTSTARVVANELSASGVATANIMQPLSIDPATAPLLELLARTPDFDDDESIAAQALSLAGSIYVRLDPVQIRRFKRVVRKQFPAPKSSNSLAQALRSDIDESSPPGLATISRMLHVAAEVGSVDPHEALWGIWEAAGVADKWQTEALKDPESVANAHLDSVLRLFTLAEKISDRGGFTARSFAGIVAEQDIAQDSLAARAGADDHVQVGTASSLAHLRVPLVIIAEVNEGVWPNPKIRGGILGLDDLGAVLLTGETVTADPGYHSHAKRTNLREEGELFYTALTRAEEHVIVTAISDAESNPSPFFDVLAAGTAKGTQEADGYAITHEDELLPLSLAEMAAHTRARLLRAAADSEQEASAEDVEEVEEWAQLMAALSATSSTVDPPERWRETEDITSSQPLYGAEDLVKVSPSQVESFTDCSLRWFLTRNGGDRPGSLAQSLGTIVHAAAENYPHGPASAIREFVDGEFKTLDFDAEWERDREHALAMKMADRLGEYIKDSPGEPIGVEAQVYATGVDENGQEWKVTGRLDRVERTPEGIRIVDFKTGKNTPTGQEMPRHAQLGVYQEAINSGTITIGHDQVFDAKAYGAELVFLRYTKQKKREQSALEIDEDPGWARDLINDVSGRMRAAEFPARVEPQKCMSCPVRTSCPAIGPKMLEDS; encoded by the coding sequence ATGGATGAAGTGACTGAGGGGATCGGCGCAAAGCTGCTCGCGGGGGAGTCGGTGACCGTCGTGGGCCGACCCGGCACCGGCAAGACGACGATGCTCGAATCCGTCTATGCCCAGCTGATGTCTTCAGTCAGCCCGACATCGGTGCTGGTCCTCACCCCCAACCGCGATCACGCCGACGTGCTGCGCAACCGTCTCGCCGTACCCAAGGACGCGGTGCTGGCCTCGGCACCTGCGCGCAGCATCTCATCGTTCGCCTATGGAATTGCGCGAGCAGCGCACACGACGAATACCGGTGATGACCTTGAGTTCATCTCGGGTGCCGATCAGGACGTATTCCTCGCCGATCTCCTTGCCGGTCACGAGCTCGGTCACGGGCGTGGGCCCGTCTGGCCGGCCGAGATCACCTCGGAGGTGCGATCGACCTCCGCGTTTCGGACGGAGGTTCGTGACTTCCTCAACAGGGTGATGGAGTTCGACTTCGGAGTGCGGATTCCGGCTCCGGCTGCCGGCTCTGGACCGGAACAGACACCCGAGCTCGTGTTCGACTTCGGTCGCAGCGCTCTTAATCGGGTGCTTGAACATCATCGTGATCCCCGGTGGGAGGCCGTGGCACAGGTCCTCGACGAATACCTCGACATTATGAGCATGCCCGGCTACGGCGGCACCGACTCAGCGACGGTTCTTGCGAGGGCCGCGTTCGAAATTCTGCGTGAACCCGCCGAGGTGACCGCGGGCCGGGCGTGGACCTTCGCACCCGATGTGGTGCCCACCGTAGTGCTGGCCGACGGGGTCCAGGATTTCCCCGCCGCAAGCTGGGGGCTGCTGGAGCAGCTGCGTGAACGCGGGAGCGCACTGGCATTGTTCGGCAGCCCGGAGACCGTCACCGGGCGCTTCCACGGAGCCGATGCCTCGATCATCGATCGCAGCGCCTCCGACGACCGGTTCACGACCGTGGTTCTGCCGGAGGTGAAGAATACTGCCGACGAACTCATTGCCGTCAGCGATGACTTCGGCCGCCGGATCACCACGAGGTGGGGGCTGCGGCACATGCCGCGCCCCGATGGTGCCGTACGCACCGGCGAGCCGGCCGATGGGATCGAGCAGGTGGACGCCGGGCCACAGCAGGTAAAAGGCGAGCCGGATCCGGTTGCGAGCAGCCCGGACAGTGTAGAGACGCACGTGTTCGAAGGCGCGGCATCAAGCTACCGGTACCTGGCCCGTCGGGTGACGAACTACGTCGAAGACGGCCACACATGGTCGGACGTGGCAGTGCTGTGCCGGAACACGTCCACTGCCCGCGTCGTCGCCAATGAGCTGAGCGCCTCTGGTGTGGCAACGGCCAATATCATGCAGCCGTTGAGCATCGACCCCGCCACGGCTCCGCTTCTCGAGCTGCTCGCCCGCACCCCGGATTTCGACGATGACGAATCCATCGCCGCCCAGGCACTGTCCCTGGCCGGCAGCATCTACGTGCGCCTCGATCCTGTGCAGATCAGACGGTTCAAACGGGTGGTGCGGAAGCAGTTCCCCGCTCCGAAGAGCTCGAATTCGCTGGCTCAGGCGCTGCGCAGCGACATCGACGAGTCTTCTCCTCCGGGACTCGCCACGATCTCGCGTATGCTCCATGTCGCGGCGGAGGTGGGCTCGGTTGATCCGCACGAGGCTCTGTGGGGTATCTGGGAGGCCGCGGGTGTCGCAGACAAGTGGCAGACCGAGGCATTGAAAGATCCCGAGTCGGTGGCGAATGCGCACCTGGACTCCGTGCTGCGACTGTTCACTCTGGCAGAGAAGATCTCCGATCGAGGTGGGTTCACCGCACGGTCCTTCGCAGGCATTGTGGCCGAGCAGGACATCGCGCAGGATTCCTTGGCCGCCCGGGCAGGCGCGGACGACCATGTGCAGGTCGGAACGGCGTCGTCCCTGGCCCACCTGAGGGTCCCGCTCGTCATCATCGCCGAGGTGAATGAAGGCGTTTGGCCGAATCCGAAGATCCGCGGCGGCATCCTGGGCCTCGACGACCTCGGCGCCGTTCTGCTGACCGGGGAGACCGTGACGGCCGACCCTGGCTACCACTCCCACGCCAAACGCACGAACCTGCGGGAAGAGGGAGAGCTCTTCTACACCGCTCTGACCCGTGCCGAAGAACACGTCATCGTCACCGCGATCTCCGATGCGGAGAGCAATCCTTCTCCGTTCTTCGATGTCCTCGCCGCCGGAACTGCGAAGGGCACGCAGGAGGCCGACGGATACGCCATTACGCACGAAGACGAGCTCCTGCCTCTGTCGCTGGCTGAGATGGCCGCACACACGCGGGCACGCCTGCTGAGAGCCGCCGCAGATTCCGAGCAGGAGGCATCTGCCGAGGACGTGGAGGAAGTGGAGGAATGGGCGCAGCTGATGGCCGCGCTGTCCGCCACCAGCTCCACTGTCGATCCGCCCGAACGTTGGCGTGAGACCGAAGACATCACCTCCTCTCAGCCCCTCTACGGTGCTGAGGACCTGGTGAAGGTCTCGCCGTCGCAGGTCGAATCCTTCACCGATTGCTCATTGCGGTGGTTCCTCACCCGCAACGGCGGTGACCGGCCCGGTTCCCTGGCCCAGAGCCTGGGAACGATCGTCCACGCTGCTGCAGAGAACTACCCACACGGGCCCGCCTCAGCGATCCGAGAATTCGTCGACGGAGAGTTCAAGACGTTGGACTTCGACGCCGAATGGGAACGAGACCGCGAGCACGCTCTGGCCATGAAGATGGCCGACCGCCTCGGCGAGTACATCAAGGACTCACCGGGCGAACCCATCGGTGTCGAGGCCCAGGTGTACGCCACCGGCGTCGACGAGAACGGGCAGGAATGGAAGGTCACGGGGCGCCTCGATCGCGTCGAGAGGACGCCCGAGGGCATCCGGATCGTTGACTTCAAGACCGGAAAGAACACGCCTACAGGCCAGGAGATGCCACGCCACGCCCAGCTCGGGGTCTATCAGGAGGCGATCAACTCCGGCACGATCACAATCGGACACGATCAGGTGTTCGATGCCAAGGCCTACGGTGCTGAACTCGTCTTCCTCAGATATACCAAGCAGAAGAAGAGGGAACAGTCCGCTCTCGAGATCGATGAGGATCCAGGCTGGGCCAGAGACCTCATCAACGATGTCTCCGGTCGGATGCGCGCCGCGGAGTTCCCGGCACGAGTCGAACCCCAGAAATGTATGAGCTGCCCTGTCCGAACCTCCTGCCCGGCGATCGGGCCCAAGATGTTGGAAGATTCCTGA
- a CDS encoding ATP-dependent helicase, with protein MRFSAEQLARLTAADPAQAFPPSEEQRIIIEADPQQSMKVTAGAGSGKTTVISQRVVWLVANGFVDPEEILGLTFTRKAVGELGGRIRVLLARLRHNLGLGSEMTLPGLDNPTVSTYNSYAASIVSEHGVSIGIEPETVLLDEAAAHTIAGGIIDAASTEDIPGDKARETMIADIIALAAAMNDHGRNVDEVTDYLDQCLQALVSSKGKPVDPSGRRAKLEAKIKTAKLADEYMAAKRRNLAMDFSDQVRFAQRILDEVPAARRAEQHRWKIVLLDEFQDTSVAQLKLLRDLFHSTAVTAVGDPRQAIYGWRGASADNMIRFSSDFHDVESLTLSTSWRNDHRILTVANRTANGLAGSRETPLSARPGAGEGDVTIDISSGAHDPDFLTVGLRSLTEWVASLPEGSSTAVLCRKRAHFAPVAAALETAGYAVHVHGSSGLLSDPFVADLRAVLTAAVDPMAGDSLMRLISGRLLGLGATDIAALQSFTRRQNDSRVTEFLGEDPESSGVVPENIDQPTIVEGLDELVDLFEALSGSAKFPGARAMVSNFRSSGLSELALKRLVRLAQALRHVRSGSGTIASIIRTAMTETGVDTDIWGLSDSLRNLHRSAIDSFLSAASQYAAADDQPSVPGFLEWLSLMEEKDALSVAEPNSAAEAIDIMTVHASKGLEFDAVAVPSLVVKDFPTSPRDPEGWMERTALPYPLRGDRAHLVDYDLRTADFDTKKALDEWVNEFIKPAIADAHEEEERRLAYVAFTRAKHHLWLGAELMGARANPDEPSPFLMEAIEELNLPVDMPEPADESAEDRVETSVWPVPRTALVTTARRAAEWVSRAAPTGLSELAQKPTLVGQYARQALRISSRPEREGTGAVPDRLSATALVSWRRDPNDFMKQTLRPVPGPPSRAAEIGTTFHSWVEQHFGQASIDIDDEQQVRPIDTATIERLQQTFIGSEFSSRHADHIEMSFELVLGRFRVPGKIDAVFITGDHAEVVDWKTSKLPEEKTLEVMKWQLALYRFAIQRVHPEITEVTGTFYFVGSDDIVRFTHLPEETEIIAWLEANDRA; from the coding sequence ATGCGCTTCTCCGCTGAGCAACTCGCCCGTCTCACTGCTGCCGATCCTGCCCAGGCCTTTCCGCCGAGTGAGGAACAGAGGATCATCATCGAGGCTGACCCGCAGCAGTCGATGAAGGTCACAGCCGGAGCCGGTTCCGGTAAGACGACCGTCATCTCCCAGCGGGTCGTATGGCTGGTGGCCAACGGCTTCGTCGATCCCGAAGAGATCCTTGGCCTCACCTTCACCCGCAAGGCCGTGGGAGAACTGGGCGGGAGAATCAGGGTGCTGCTGGCCAGGCTCCGACACAATCTGGGGCTCGGGAGTGAGATGACGTTGCCTGGGCTCGACAATCCGACAGTGTCGACCTATAACTCCTACGCGGCATCGATCGTCAGCGAACACGGTGTGAGCATCGGCATCGAACCCGAAACCGTGCTGCTCGATGAGGCCGCGGCCCACACGATCGCCGGTGGAATCATCGACGCAGCGAGCACAGAGGACATTCCCGGTGACAAAGCACGGGAGACGATGATCGCCGATATCATCGCGCTGGCGGCCGCGATGAACGATCACGGACGCAATGTCGACGAGGTCACCGACTACCTCGACCAGTGCCTGCAGGCGCTGGTGTCGAGCAAAGGCAAACCCGTCGACCCCAGCGGCCGACGGGCGAAACTCGAGGCGAAGATCAAGACGGCGAAGCTCGCCGACGAGTACATGGCCGCCAAGCGACGCAACCTGGCTATGGATTTTTCAGACCAAGTCAGGTTCGCCCAACGCATCCTCGACGAGGTGCCTGCCGCGCGCCGAGCTGAACAGCACCGGTGGAAGATCGTTCTCCTCGACGAGTTCCAGGACACCTCCGTTGCACAGCTGAAGCTCCTGCGCGACCTGTTCCACTCAACAGCGGTGACTGCCGTGGGCGACCCGCGACAAGCCATCTACGGCTGGCGCGGGGCCAGCGCGGACAACATGATCCGCTTCTCCTCAGACTTCCACGACGTTGAGTCACTGACTCTGAGCACAAGCTGGCGCAACGACCACAGAATCCTCACCGTCGCCAACCGCACCGCGAACGGGTTGGCGGGCAGTCGGGAGACACCGCTGTCCGCTCGCCCCGGAGCCGGCGAGGGAGACGTGACCATCGACATCAGCTCTGGTGCACATGATCCCGATTTCCTCACTGTGGGACTGCGATCATTGACCGAATGGGTAGCCAGCCTTCCCGAAGGATCGTCGACAGCGGTGCTGTGCCGCAAACGGGCACATTTCGCGCCGGTGGCCGCAGCTCTGGAGACTGCCGGCTACGCCGTGCACGTGCATGGTTCCTCCGGCCTCCTCAGCGATCCCTTCGTCGCCGACCTGCGGGCCGTGCTCACTGCAGCGGTCGATCCGATGGCCGGGGACAGTCTCATGCGCTTGATCAGCGGTCGACTATTGGGCCTTGGCGCCACGGACATCGCAGCGCTGCAATCGTTCACCAGACGACAGAACGATTCGCGAGTCACCGAATTCCTGGGCGAGGACCCCGAGAGTTCCGGAGTCGTTCCGGAGAACATCGACCAGCCGACGATCGTCGAGGGCCTCGATGAGCTCGTCGATCTCTTCGAAGCACTTTCGGGTTCAGCGAAGTTCCCCGGTGCACGGGCGATGGTGAGCAACTTCCGCAGCTCGGGGCTGAGCGAGCTTGCTCTGAAGCGTCTCGTCAGGTTGGCTCAGGCTCTGCGTCACGTGCGGTCAGGTTCGGGTACCATCGCCTCGATCATTCGCACCGCGATGACCGAGACAGGAGTCGACACCGATATCTGGGGCCTGAGCGATTCGCTGCGCAACCTCCATCGTTCGGCCATCGATTCGTTCCTCTCTGCTGCGAGCCAGTATGCGGCGGCTGATGACCAGCCATCGGTGCCTGGCTTCCTCGAGTGGCTGAGTCTGATGGAAGAGAAGGACGCACTCAGCGTGGCCGAGCCGAACTCTGCGGCCGAGGCCATCGACATCATGACTGTCCACGCGTCGAAGGGCCTCGAATTCGATGCGGTGGCGGTTCCATCGTTGGTTGTCAAGGACTTCCCGACCTCACCGCGCGACCCTGAAGGGTGGATGGAGAGGACGGCTCTGCCCTATCCGTTGCGTGGTGACCGCGCCCATCTCGTGGACTACGATCTGCGCACCGCCGACTTCGACACGAAGAAGGCTCTTGACGAATGGGTCAACGAGTTCATCAAGCCCGCTATCGCCGATGCACATGAAGAAGAGGAGCGACGCCTCGCCTACGTGGCGTTCACCCGCGCCAAACACCATCTGTGGCTGGGGGCAGAGCTGATGGGCGCGCGAGCCAACCCCGACGAGCCATCCCCGTTCCTGATGGAAGCGATCGAGGAACTGAATTTGCCTGTCGACATGCCGGAACCGGCTGACGAATCAGCTGAGGACCGTGTGGAGACGAGTGTCTGGCCCGTTCCCCGCACTGCCCTCGTCACGACCGCCCGGCGTGCCGCCGAATGGGTCAGCCGTGCCGCACCGACAGGACTCAGCGAACTCGCCCAGAAGCCCACCCTTGTGGGGCAGTATGCGCGTCAGGCCCTGCGAATCAGCAGCCGTCCGGAACGTGAGGGCACCGGAGCAGTCCCGGATCGGCTCTCAGCCACCGCGCTCGTGTCATGGCGTCGCGATCCGAACGACTTCATGAAGCAGACGCTGCGACCCGTGCCCGGTCCGCCGAGCAGAGCCGCAGAGATCGGCACCACCTTTCACTCGTGGGTCGAGCAGCACTTCGGCCAGGCGAGCATCGACATCGATGACGAGCAGCAGGTCCGGCCCATCGACACAGCGACCATTGAACGCCTGCAGCAGACATTCATCGGCTCTGAGTTCTCGAGCAGGCACGCCGACCACATCGAAATGTCGTTCGAACTCGTCCTTGGGAGGTTCAGAGTCCCGGGCAAGATCGACGCGGTCTTCATTACCGGCGATCATGCGGAAGTCGTTGATTGGAAGACTTCGAAACTGCCCGAGGAGAAGACTCTGGAGGTGATGAAATGGCAGCTGGCTCTCTACCGTTTTGCCATTCAGCGGGTGCATCCCGAAATCACCGAGGTGACAGGGACCTTCTACTTCGTCGGCAGCGACGACATCGTGAGGTTCACCCACCTGCCGGAGGAAACCGAGATCATTGCCTGGTTGGAGGCCAACGATCGCGCTTGA
- a CDS encoding protein kinase family protein produces the protein MNTKALKLAAVAATMLEDFSPTEWIPLPSLGLGIRVLVDDGQQQLVATAQTGLDRSADTGSAAEAGRIYDSMYPHAGFTWPHLRAITEVDADYFDTSAPTTVTLIDPLPGAPVGDQAIADTARASSLAQALATLHSAAPESISEAGFPVEDPSRFQFQILERLDQAAATGRVPAGLLQHWEEEFEKVSLWRFLATPIHGAIDETSVYTDQERVLALSGIERLRVSDPAIDLAAASALIDPAAVPTFFSEYTNSRPRADEHVITRAELLAEFAVLDWLLEAVDSGDEEAIQDAGELLSSFNDVLFSHDVAEPEEPEENSQSDPGTELTSEAEDVINEGTAPDESSSADGTHRP, from the coding sequence GTGAATACCAAGGCGCTCAAGTTGGCAGCTGTCGCGGCAACGATGCTCGAAGACTTTTCTCCGACGGAATGGATTCCTCTGCCGTCGTTGGGACTGGGAATCAGAGTTCTCGTCGACGACGGTCAGCAGCAGTTGGTGGCGACGGCACAGACGGGTCTCGACCGTTCCGCGGACACCGGATCTGCTGCTGAAGCTGGTCGAATCTACGATTCGATGTACCCGCATGCCGGGTTCACCTGGCCCCACCTGCGTGCCATCACCGAGGTTGATGCCGACTACTTCGACACGTCAGCGCCGACCACGGTCACCCTCATCGATCCACTGCCTGGTGCCCCCGTCGGTGATCAGGCAATCGCCGACACTGCGCGCGCGAGTTCCTTGGCGCAGGCTCTCGCCACGCTGCATTCGGCAGCGCCCGAATCGATCTCCGAGGCGGGCTTCCCTGTCGAAGACCCATCCCGTTTCCAGTTTCAGATCCTGGAACGGCTCGATCAGGCAGCAGCCACCGGCCGGGTGCCTGCTGGACTGCTCCAACACTGGGAAGAGGAATTCGAGAAGGTCTCGCTTTGGCGTTTCCTCGCCACGCCCATTCATGGTGCAATCGATGAGACGAGCGTATACACCGATCAGGAGCGGGTGCTCGCGCTGTCAGGAATCGAACGTCTGCGAGTCTCCGATCCGGCCATTGATCTGGCCGCAGCCTCGGCGCTCATTGACCCGGCCGCTGTGCCGACCTTCTTCAGCGAGTACACCAACTCACGGCCCCGTGCAGACGAACACGTGATCACTCGCGCCGAGCTGTTGGCCGAATTCGCTGTTCTCGACTGGCTGCTCGAAGCGGTGGACTCCGGTGACGAGGAGGCGATCCAAGACGCAGGCGAGCTTCTGTCCTCGTTCAACGACGTTCTTTTCTCCCACGACGTTGCGGAGCCGGAAGAGCCGGAAGAGAACTCCCAGTCGGACCCGGGCACAGAGCTGACTTCGGAAGCAGAGGACGTCATCAACGAGGGAACAGCACCGGACGAATCCAGTTCGGCAGATGGCACTCATCGCCCCTGA